The sequence aaaatacttacctgTAAACTAATGACATTTATTACTGAATAGTACCTGTATTAACAATTGAAAATGACCATTCCAAGACCCTCATTCACAAATTGTTATCTATAAAGTAATTGCTCATAGATAATATTGTtacacttttaaatattttcctataaaatgGGGCGACGTTTCGTTTTTACGTTTAGTGCGAATTATTTTGTGATACCTGGAAGTTTCACTGCTCGACGCTTTTCGGACATTGTGgttagtttagtttttttttatatattactatttcattttaattttaaatatagaattatGTGACGGTGCTGTATGTTAACGAATTgtgctttaaatttatttattgtggatTTTTTGAGTGtaaagttagttttattttaaattattacgattttaaatatagaattaggtgtgtcttatattttttttactacgatTTATTTTGAAGTCGAAGGAAATTAAATTCTTGTTGGGTAAAGTCAGTTTCTAGAtagttgttaatttttttattttgtgctatATAACTAGCTAACTTTAAACAAATACCAGATTGGATCccaaagaaattatatttttataatttatatcacttctgtattagtatttattgtacatattcaTTTCGTATGTTTCGGCGgaatttatatctatactttatTTCTAACAAACATCTATCCAAGACTTAGGGTGACTcgtaatcgattcagtagtttttgcgtgaaagagtaacaaacatccatactgacatcctgactgacatactcacaaagtttcgcatttataatattaaaagaatttaaaaaaagtgataataaaatattaaatacgaTATTCTCCTTAATTACAGATACGTGGTGCGCCGGCGATAGTAACAATCACGTCGCACGGACAACGCGAACCTGACAGTGCCTGAATAagtgttgaaaaataaaaaaaatttttttactgcTACACGCGTGAACATTTAATGGTGACAGTATGAAGATCCCAGAGACATTGGGAAACGTTGGTGCTTACTATGGAAACGAGGAGAATGGACAGTGGCAGGTATGTTGatctatctacatataatcacgtctatatcccttgcgggtcagacagagccaacagtcttaaaaagactgataggccacagctcagctatttggcttaatgatacatatacatattttacaatttatatcacttctgtattagtatttatttgtatatatttaatttcgtaTGTTTCGGCggaatttatatctatattttatttctaacaaacgctgagcttgcatgaagagagttatgaatttggatgaagcgaaggaagtatgcagagatcgtggcaagtggaaagaggtagtctctgcctacccctccgggaaagagacgtgattttatatatgtatgtatgtatgtataaatacaaataatacaataatatacatGTTTTTCAGCAGCCCAACGGCGTTATGACGGATTGCGGCGTGGGCGGCGGCGTGGTGGGCGCCGGCGACGCGGGCGTTCAGCGGCCGCCTCTCTACCCCGCACTTGTGCCGAGGTCGCCTATACCCGGTAAGTGTCAACTTCTTATTCTAATTCTagatattcattcattattacgGGACATTTCAAAGTGAAATTCTTCGGGCTTTccccggggtgtgccttcgatcctggattgggtgagtcaggtttttagacGTAgagactcccgtctgacctccgcaacctttgcaggggaacctaactcgtattggatacatgtttatttatacttacagttaactgaatgtgcaggttttcgcACGACACCagacatttcaacatcacttaataattgtcatatcttttgatttcaaaaattggttgacgtcaaataaattattttaaacgacAGTTtgctgccgcttccaaagtgccAGTCAGTGTACAAGAAGCattaacaaactgcactgcagcattttcttcaataacgtcatcTTCACAAATATTCGAActtgaatagaaatgtggacgagataAATGTATTACGAATACATTGTtgtgattaattgatttatacgaaatttgaaaaattaaaaatataatttaaaatggaatGTTAACTAGGTcgatgtacagagtgtactgaattttgattaagattcaaagcAAACTATTCATCTTTACAAGGTTCCTGCGCCAAGCTCAAGCcagatatttgtataaaattaagtatctatatatacataccttgTTCCCCTCAGGGGTACTCGTACCTACACATGACTACGGATTTCTACTTGCAACACACTCTGGTCgcttttcacaatttttttttgtatactcTCCTCTCATCTCCCCTTTTCAAGATATTCtcaatatctatctatatttaataccttatctacttttaattaatgaatcgATTGAACAGCCaaggtgacgcaacacataaTTGTGAAATAACTTTGTCAATGTTGAACCAATCGTGTTATATGTCATCAAATTTCTCACCATGACGTCATAAATTCTTATATgaatgtttacattaaatttttcctGTATATATCCAGGCTACGTCATGGCCGGCGCGTATTACCCCCCGGCGCCCTACGCGGCGCCGGCGACGCCCGACGACTTCGCCGACTACATGTGGATAGAGAACGAGGAGGAGTTTGACAAACAGGTGTGTATAGTTTGTTCATTACAAATTGCTGGTTTTTGTTGTTGACAGGTTGGTTGACGTTAAAGGTCccgcggatgtcgtaaaaggcgactaagggataggcttatgaacgtGGGATTGTCCGTCTGGGCGTTCGTTTGGGGCCATCACCcaaaaagagaatcccaaattatataagcctatggcttattcatgaaaaaaaatgagtggtcctatttctttttctatttgtgccgggatcTACACGGCAcggtttaatataatattaggtTAATATTTATACGGAATTGACCTCACACGGCAATAATTTCAGGTGATACAACAGTTGGAGGAGGAGGCGTTGATGGAGCAGTGTATAGAGGCGATGTTGGAGGACGAGCAGAGGGAGAGGCGCAGGCCGAACGGGCACCATCAGTATCCCACGTGAGTGTCAAATTGTATATCACGgtagaaccacacggctcaatGTGTGTAGTTTGTcccgccaaaaaaaaaaaaagaacttcaGTGCTACACTGCAGATAAACTGcagaactacatacatacatataatcacgtctatatctattgcggggtagacagagccaacagtcttgaaaagactgatgggccacgttcagctgtttggctttatggtggaattgagatttaaatagtgacaggtcgctagccaatcgcctcgCCTcgaagaagaattccaagtttataagcctacaccttagtcgccttttacgacttctatgggaaagagatggagtggtcatattcttttttggatttggtgccgggaatcacacggcacataaacaacatgtgaaaccaaaagtcaTGACAATTATCAACTGACGTtggaagtgtcccataataatgaataaataaaatgtacaacattgaagtacgcagagatcgtggcgagtggaaagaaggtagtctctgcctacccctccgggaaagaggcgtgattttatgtatatatatgcatgtatattgACAAAAGTTATTTGGACAAGTTTGTGTTGCGTCACCTTGGCTGTTCAACcgattcattaatttaatgtatttatgtataacatCCTGAATATCCTGAATATGATTGCAGGCAGGCTAGACTGCCTATATGTCAACCATTCTTGCGCCATTTCGGGGGGAGTGGTACAAGAATGGCCACTTTAGAAATCATGCTGTCCCTAGGTACTAACATAGTTTGTAAGCATTACTAATACAAATGAGTCCttgttacttatataaataaaattcattcattcattcgttcattcattcattattatccGCGACAGAACCAGCAACGGCGCCCCGTCGCTGTCCCTCGCGGAGACCGTGTCCCGCTCCCGCCTCAACCCGCTCGCTGCTGAGTTTGTTCGCTCCCGCCTCAACCCGCTCGCCGCCGAGTTCGTGCCCACCGCCGCCGTCACCAGGACTGTTACAGGTAATTTATTGTACATTACATATGTtacatagtgccgtgtggttcccggcaccaatacaaaaaagaataggtcacacactccgtctctttcccatggatgtcgtaaaaggcgcgactgagggatagggcttacaagcttgggattcttttttttaggcgatgggctagcaacctgtcactgtttgaatctcaattttatcattaagccaaatagctgaacgtggccgttcagtcttttcaagactgttggctctgtctaccccgcaaggaatatagacgtgaacataataaaatgacgTGAATAAAATGAAACCACGTATTCAACTCGGGAAcggaagagagagagagagattttATTCAGTTTTGCACACTTATTACAGATTATTAATTGAAGGCAGGCAAAAGAAAATAGCTTACATACAGCCATATAGATAGACACATGACTACGGATTTCTACTTGCAACACACTCTGGTCgcttttcacaaaattttttttgtatactcTCCTCTCATCTCCCCTTTTCAAGATATTCtcaatatctatctatatttaataccttatctacttttaattaatgaatcgATTGAACAGCCaaggtgacgcaacacatacTTGTCAAATAACTTTGTCAATGTTGAACCAATCGTGTTATATGTCATCAAATTTCTCACCATGACGTCATAAATTCTTATATgaatgtttacattaaatttttcctGTATATATCCAGGCTACGTCATGGCCGGCGCGTATTACCCCCCGGCGCCCTACGCGGCGCCGGCGACGCCCGACGACTTCGCCGACTACATGTGGATAGAGAACGAGGAGGAGTTTGACAAACAGGTGTGTATAGTTTGTTCATTACAAATTGCTGGTTTTTTGTTGTTGACAGGTTGGTTGACGTTAAAGGTCccgcggatgtcgtaaaaggcgactaagggacaggcttatgaACGTGGGAATGTCCGTCTGGGCGTTCGTTTGGGGCCATCACCCAAAAAGAGGATCCCaaattatataagcctatcgcttattcttgaaaaaaaatgagtggtcctatttctttttctatttgtgccgggatcTACACGGCAcggtttaatataatattaggtTAATATTTATACGGAATTGACCTCACACGGCAATATTTTCAGGTGATACAACAGTTGGAGGAGGAGGCGTTGATGGAGCAGTGTATAGAGGCGAAGTTGGAGGACGAGCAGATGGAGAGGCGCAGGCCGAACGGGCACCATCAGTATCCCACGTGAGTGTCAAATTGTATATCACGgtagaaccacacggctcaatGTGTGTAGTTTGTcccgccaaaaaaaaaagaacttcaGTGCTACACTGCAGATAAACTGcagaactacatacatacatataatcacgtctatatctattgcggggtagacagagccaacagtcttgaagactgatgggccacgttcagctgtttggctttatggtggaactgagatttaaatagtgacaggtcgctagccaatcgcctcgCCTcgaagaagaattccaagtttatatgcctacaccttagtcgccttttacgacttctatgggaaagagatggagtggtcatattcttttttgtatttggtgccgggaatcacacggcacataaacaacatgtgaaaccaaaagtcaTGACAATTATCAACTGACGTtggaagtgtcccataataatgaataaataaaatgtacaacattgaagtacgcagagatcgtggcgagtggaaagaaggtagtctctgcctacccctccgggaaagaggcgtgattttatgtatatatatgcatgtatattgACAAAAGTTATTTGGACAAGTTTGTGTTGCGTCACCTTGGCTGTTCAACcgattcattaatttaatgtatttatgtataacatCCTGAATATCCTGAATATGATTGCAGGCAGGCTAGACTGCCTATATGTCAACCATTCTTGCGCCATTTCGGGGGGAGTGGTGCAAGAATGGCCACTTTAGAAATCATGCTGTCCCTAGGTACTAACATAGTTTGTAAGCATTACTAATACAAATGAGTTCttgttacttatataaataaaattcattcattcattcgttcattcattcattattatccGCGACAGAACCAGCAACGGCGCCCCGTCGCTGTCCCTCGCGGAGACCGTGTCCCGCTCCCGCCTCAACCCGCTCGCTGCTGAGTTTGTTCGCTCCCGCCTCAACCCGCTCGCCGCCGAGTTCGTGCCCACCGCCGCCGTCACCAGGACTGTTACAGGTAATTTATTGTACATTACATATGTtacatagtgccgtgtggttcccggcaccaatacaaaaaagaataggtcacacactccgtctctttcccatggatgtcgtaaaaggcgcgactgagggatagggcttacaagcttgggattctttttttttaggcgatgggctagcaacctgtcactgtttgaatctcaattttatcattaagccaaatagctgaacgtggccgttcagtcttttcaagactgttggctctgtctaccccgcaaggaatatagacgtgaacataataaaatgacgTGAATAAAATGAAACCACGTATTCAACTCGGGAActgaagagagagagagagagattttATTCAGTTTTGCACACTTATTACAGATTATTAATTGAAGGCAGGCAAAAGAAAATAGCTTACATACAGCCATATAGATAGACACATGACTACGGATTTCTACTTGCAACACACTCTGGTCgcttttcacaatttttttttgtatactcTGCTCTCATCTCCCTTTTCAAGATATTCtcaatatctatctatatttaataccttatctacttttaattaatgaatcgATTGAACAGCCaaggtgacgcaacacatacTTGTCAAATAACTTTGTTAATGTTGAACCAATCGTGTTATATGTCATCAAATTTCTCACCATGACGTCATAAATTCTTATATgaatgtttacattaaatttttcctGTATATATCCAGGCTACGTCATGGCCGGCGCGTATTACTCCCCGGCGCCCTACGCGGCGCCGGCGACGCCCGACGACTTCGCCGACTGCATGAGGATAGAGAACGAGGAGGAGTTTGACAAACAGGTGTGTATAGTTTGTTCATTACAAATTGCTGGTTTTTGTTGTTGACAGGTTGGTTGACGTTAAAGGTCccgcggatgtcgtaaaaggcgactaagggataggcttatgaacgtGGGATTGTCCGTCTGGGCGTTCGTTTGGGGCCATCACCcaaaaagagaatcccaaattatataagcctatcgcttattcatgaaaaaaaatgagtggtcctatttctttttctatttgtgccgggatcTACACGGCAcggtttaatataatattaggtTAATATTTATGCGGAATTGACCTCACACGGCAATAATTTCAGGTGATACAACAGTTGGAGAAGGAGGCGTTGATGGAGCAGTGTATAGAGGCGATGTTGGAGGACGAGCAGAGGGAGAGGCGCAGGCCGAACGGGCACCATCAGTATCCCACGTGAGTGTCAAATTGTATATCACGgtagaaccacacggctcaatGTGTGTAGTTTGTCccgccaaaagaaaaaagaacttcAGTGCTACACTGCAGATAAACTGcagaactacatacatacatataatcacgtctatatcttttgcggggtagacagagccaacagtcttgaaaagactgatgggccacgttcagctgttcggctttatggtggaattgagatttaaatagtgacaggtcgctagccaatcgcctcgCCTcgaagaagaattccaagtttataagcgtaggCTTAAGGTGTagaccttagtcgccttttacgacttctatgggaaagagatggagtggtcatattcttttttgtatttggtgccgggaatcacacggcacataaacaacatgtgaaaccaaaagtcaTGACAATTATCAACTGACGTtggaagtgtcccataataatgaataaataatatgtacaatattgaagtacgcagagatcgtggcgagtggaaagaaggtagtctctgcctacccctccgggaaagaggcgtgattttatgtatatatatgcatgtatattgACAAAAGTTATTTGGACAAGTTTGTGTTGCGTCACCTTGGCTGTTCAACcgattcattaatttaatgtatttatgtataacatCCTGAATATCCTGAATATGATTGCAGGCAGGCTAGACTGCCTATATGTCAACCATTCTTGCGCCATTTCGGGGGGAGTGGTGCAAGAATGGCCACTTTAGAAATCATGCTGTCCCTAGGTACTAACATAGTTTGTAAGCATTACTAATACAAATGAGTCCttgttacttatataaataaaattcattcattcattcgttcattcattcattattatccGCGACAGAACCAGCAACGGCGCCCCGTCGCTGTCCCTCGCGGAGACCGTGTCCCGCTCCCGCCTCAACCCGCTCGCTGCTGAGTTTGTTCGCTCCCGCCTCAACCCGCTCGCCGCCGAGTTCGTGCCCACCGCCGCCGTCACCAGGACTGTTACAGGTAATTTATTGTACATTACATATGTtacatagtgccgtgtggttcccggcaccaatacaaaaaagaataggtcacacactccgtctctttcccatggatgtcgtaaaaggcgcgactgagggatagggcttacaagcttgggattctttttttttaggcgatgggctagcaacctgtcactgtttgaatctcaattttatcattaagccaaatagctgaacgtggccgttcagtcttttcaagactgttggctctgtctaccccgcaaggaatatagacgtgaacataataaaatgacgTGAATAAAATGAAACCACGTATTCAACTCGGGAActgaagagagagagagagatttt is a genomic window of Amyelois transitella isolate CPQ chromosome 28, ilAmyTran1.1, whole genome shotgun sequence containing:
- the LOC132903658 gene encoding uncharacterized protein LOC132903658 produces the protein MTSCPGDGGGGHELGGERVEAGANKLSSERVEAGAGHGLREGQRRGAVAVLVTAAVGTNSAASGLRRERTNSAASGLRRERDTVSARDSDGAPLLSAKSSGVAGAA